Proteins from a genomic interval of Kitasatospora herbaricolor:
- a CDS encoding M12 family metallopeptidase: MTSPTRRAAVLALLVGLSAVWSVAAPLAPGAAAAGRGCAVGPGDGGAAAPDAGGGAGATRWPGGVVPYRVGAGAKSLAKALRGAMREIEGNSCVRFVRAEQQQNWIQFVRGEGCYSYVGMVGGRQNFSLGEGCDWHGTVLHELMHALGFFHEHMRGDRDQHLVLHLENVDPSLAAQFGKVRSENEATLGPFDYDSIMIYGSKSFSRNGRPTMTRPDGGLLTDPYARTGLSKGDVGKLNRRYPPA, from the coding sequence ATGACCAGCCCGACCCGCCGCGCCGCCGTCCTCGCGCTGCTGGTCGGGCTGAGCGCCGTCTGGTCGGTGGCCGCGCCGCTGGCGCCGGGCGCGGCGGCGGCCGGGAGGGGCTGCGCCGTCGGGCCGGGGGACGGCGGCGCGGCGGCCCCGGACGCGGGCGGCGGGGCGGGTGCCACCCGCTGGCCCGGCGGTGTCGTCCCCTACCGGGTGGGCGCCGGCGCGAAGTCGCTGGCGAAGGCCCTCCGCGGGGCGATGCGCGAGATCGAGGGCAACTCCTGCGTGCGCTTCGTCCGGGCCGAGCAGCAGCAGAACTGGATCCAGTTCGTCCGCGGGGAGGGCTGCTACTCGTACGTGGGGATGGTCGGCGGCCGGCAGAACTTCTCGCTCGGCGAGGGCTGCGACTGGCACGGGACGGTCCTGCACGAGCTGATGCACGCCCTCGGGTTCTTCCACGAGCACATGCGCGGTGACCGCGACCAGCACCTCGTCCTCCACCTGGAGAACGTCGATCCCTCGCTGGCGGCCCAGTTCGGCAAGGTCAGGTCCGAGAACGAGGCCACCCTCGGCCCCTTCGACTACGACTCGATCATGATCTACGGCTCGAAGTCCTTCAGCCGGAACGGCCGGCCGACCATGACCCGGCCGGACGGCGGCCTGCTCACCGACCCCTATGCGCGGACGGGGCTGAGCAAGGGGGACGTGGGCAAGCTCAACCGGCGCTACCCGCCGGCCTGA
- a CDS encoding SDR family oxidoreductase, which produces MTPRRRTVHSADGLPLAVFEQGDPAAPTVLMVHGYPDTHAVWDDVADDLAADHHVVRYDVRGAGASGVPAGRDGYRLEHLAADLFAVAEAVSPDRPVHVVAHDWGSLQSWEAVTEPGAERRIASYTTLSGPCLDHMGFWLRARFRRPTPRHLRQLLSQGLHSWYITAFHLPVLAPATWRFGLARAWPRVLRDLEGVAPRPGHPQPTLRQDAVRGIELYRANMRPTLRAPRERPTEVPVQLVTLTRDRYVGVALSEGLERWVPNLTRRSLNASHWSALLEKGSVVAGLVREFTARTGAGQKAGPPEDGRLVVVTGAGSGIGRATALAFAEQGSRVVVCDLDLEAATRTAELASLIGPPAHAYRVDVSDGAAVDAFAKQVAADHGVPDVLVNNAGIGHSGTFLQTTEQEWQRVLDVNLWGVIHGCRAFGTLMTERGEGGHIVNLASAAAYLPSKLLAAYATSKAAVLMLSDCLRAELAPAGIGVSAICPGIVNTNITRTTTFSGVTADQQAAKQQRASKLYARRGFPPEKVAAEIVRAVRTGKPVVPVTFEAKAARLLGRLSPGLLRLAARLNVG; this is translated from the coding sequence ATGACCCCCCGCCGCCGCACCGTGCACTCCGCCGACGGACTGCCGCTCGCCGTCTTCGAGCAGGGCGACCCGGCCGCGCCGACCGTCCTGATGGTGCACGGCTACCCCGACACCCACGCGGTCTGGGACGACGTCGCCGACGACCTCGCCGCCGACCACCACGTGGTGCGCTACGACGTCCGCGGCGCGGGGGCCTCCGGTGTCCCGGCCGGCCGGGACGGCTACCGCCTGGAGCACCTCGCCGCCGACCTCTTCGCGGTCGCCGAAGCGGTCAGCCCGGACCGTCCGGTGCACGTGGTCGCCCACGACTGGGGCTCGCTGCAGTCCTGGGAGGCCGTCACCGAGCCCGGTGCCGAGCGGCGGATCGCCTCGTACACCACACTGTCCGGCCCGTGCCTGGACCACATGGGCTTCTGGCTGCGCGCCCGGTTCCGCCGGCCCACCCCCAGGCACCTGCGGCAGCTGCTCTCGCAGGGCCTGCACTCCTGGTACATCACCGCCTTCCACCTGCCGGTGCTGGCCCCCGCCACCTGGCGGTTCGGGCTGGCCCGGGCCTGGCCGCGGGTGCTGCGCGACCTGGAGGGCGTCGCCCCGCGCCCCGGCCACCCGCAGCCGACCCTGCGTCAGGACGCCGTGCGTGGGATCGAGTTGTACCGGGCCAACATGCGCCCCACCCTGCGGGCGCCCCGCGAGCGGCCCACCGAGGTACCGGTCCAGCTGGTCACCCTGACCCGGGACCGCTATGTCGGGGTCGCGCTCTCGGAGGGCCTGGAGCGCTGGGTGCCGAACCTGACCCGCCGCTCGCTGAACGCCTCGCACTGGTCCGCACTGCTGGAGAAGGGGTCCGTCGTGGCCGGTCTGGTCCGTGAGTTCACCGCCCGCACCGGGGCCGGGCAGAAGGCCGGGCCGCCCGAGGACGGCCGGCTGGTGGTCGTCACAGGGGCCGGCAGCGGCATCGGCCGGGCCACCGCGCTGGCCTTCGCCGAGCAGGGCTCCCGGGTGGTGGTCTGCGACCTGGACCTCGAAGCCGCGACCCGCACCGCCGAACTGGCCTCGCTGATCGGCCCGCCCGCGCACGCCTACCGGGTGGACGTCAGCGACGGCGCGGCCGTCGACGCCTTCGCCAAGCAGGTCGCCGCCGACCACGGGGTGCCCGACGTGCTGGTGAACAACGCCGGCATCGGCCACTCGGGCACCTTCCTGCAGACCACCGAGCAGGAGTGGCAGCGCGTCCTGGACGTCAACCTGTGGGGCGTCATCCACGGCTGCCGCGCCTTCGGCACCCTGATGACCGAGCGCGGCGAGGGCGGCCACATCGTCAACCTCGCCTCGGCGGCCGCCTACCTGCCGTCCAAGCTGCTGGCCGCGTACGCCACCAGCAAGGCCGCGGTGCTGATGCTCTCGGACTGCCTGCGCGCCGAACTCGCCCCGGCCGGCATCGGCGTCAGCGCGATCTGCCCGGGCATCGTCAACACCAACATCACCCGCACCACCACCTTCTCCGGCGTGACCGCGGACCAGCAGGCGGCCAAGCAGCAGCGCGCGTCCAAGCTCTACGCCCGCCGCGGGTTCCCGCCCGAGAAGGTCGCGGCCGAGATCGTCCGGGCCGTGCGCACCGGCAAGCCGGTCGTCCCGGTCACCTTCGAGGCCAAGGCCGCCCGCCTGCTGGGCCGCCTCTCGCCGGGGCTGCTGCGACTGGCGGCCCGGCTGAACGTGGGCTGA
- a CDS encoding threonine/serine dehydratase, with translation MSQPTYDDVKAAAERIAGLTRTALVLPADPGGVGGAEVFLALDFIQHSGSFKDRGAANFVAAHLADGSMPAAGVVIASGGNAGLACAWAAKAQGVPATVFLPATAPPVKIRKLRGYGADVRLTGSEYADALEAARLFAAESGALASHAYDDPYIAAGAGTLLPEILAAAPGLDTVVVAVGGGGLFTGLAVAAAEHGVRVVAVEPAGSRALHAAVAAGRPVDVPVDSVAADSLGARRVSETALHWAGRVRARSVLVEDAAIVAARQGLWDGHRLAVEHGGATALAALRSEAYRPERGERVAVVLCGANTDPATLA, from the coding sequence TTGTCCCAGCCCACGTACGACGACGTCAAGGCGGCCGCCGAGCGGATCGCCGGCCTCACCCGGACCGCCCTGGTGCTGCCCGCCGACCCGGGCGGCGTCGGCGGCGCCGAGGTCTTCCTCGCGCTCGACTTCATCCAGCACAGCGGCAGCTTCAAGGACCGCGGCGCGGCGAACTTCGTCGCCGCGCACCTGGCCGACGGCAGCATGCCGGCGGCGGGCGTGGTGATCGCCTCCGGCGGCAACGCCGGGCTGGCCTGTGCCTGGGCCGCCAAGGCGCAGGGCGTGCCGGCCACCGTCTTCCTGCCCGCCACCGCACCGCCGGTCAAGATCCGCAAGCTCCGCGGGTACGGGGCGGACGTCCGGCTGACGGGCAGCGAGTACGCGGACGCGCTCGAGGCCGCCCGGCTGTTCGCGGCCGAGTCGGGCGCGCTCGCCTCGCACGCCTACGACGACCCGTACATCGCCGCGGGGGCCGGCACCCTGCTGCCCGAGATCCTGGCCGCCGCGCCCGGGCTGGACACGGTGGTGGTGGCGGTGGGCGGCGGCGGTCTGTTCACCGGCCTGGCCGTGGCGGCCGCGGAGCACGGGGTACGGGTGGTCGCGGTCGAGCCGGCCGGCTCCCGCGCGCTGCACGCCGCCGTCGCGGCCGGGAGGCCGGTCGACGTGCCGGTGGACTCCGTCGCGGCGGACTCGCTCGGGGCCCGCCGGGTCTCCGAGACGGCCCTGCACTGGGCCGGGCGGGTGCGGGCCCGGTCGGTGCTGGTGGAGGACGCCGCGATCGTGGCGGCCCGCCAGGGGCTCTGGGACGGCCACCGCCTGGCGGTGGAGCACGGCGGCGCCACCGCGCTGGCCGCTCTGCGCAGCGAGGCGTACCGCCCGGAGCGCGGGGAGCGGGTCGCGGTGGTGCTCTGCGGGGCGAACACCGACCCGGCCACGCTGGCGTAG
- a CDS encoding cold-shock protein yields MATGTVKSYEAEHGYGLITPDDGGPDVTLYYDSVVRTAVAEPGVDQHGRVLTVGQRVSYEAAVEEGRPVAEHVRLL; encoded by the coding sequence ATGGCCACCGGCACTGTGAAGTCGTACGAGGCGGAGCACGGCTACGGCCTGATCACCCCCGACGACGGGGGGCCGGACGTGACCCTCTACTACGACTCCGTGGTCCGTACGGCCGTCGCCGAGCCGGGCGTCGACCAGCACGGCCGGGTGCTGACGGTCGGACAGCGGGTGAGCTACGAGGCCGCCGTGGAGGAAGGCCGTCCGGTCGCGGAGCACGTCCGGCTGCTCTGA
- a CDS encoding M24 family metallopeptidase: MALATAPLPAFPFTEADLGRFRETQQLAYHCAEQVAAWIEPGVTERQATAELRRRLVAAGVEDFFHVPFAWFGDRTAFRHFHTPLQFFAGGRKLQEGMPYVLDCAPVVDGYTADIGYGGKVGENPLWDRLAADLRVYRELILREVKARKPLDEVYAAVDAQIAAHGYDNRHRVYPGRVIGHQVTRTTARGPAGVNLFGFGVRTLQTLGRELISERLHGRSPLWADGRASRHAPTPGLWAVEPHIGFRDVGIKFEELLVVTEDDAYWLDDDLPHVRRWSTTAEEASR; this comes from the coding sequence ATGGCCCTTGCCACCGCACCCCTGCCCGCCTTCCCCTTCACCGAGGCCGACCTCGGCCGCTTCCGGGAGACCCAGCAGCTCGCCTACCACTGCGCCGAACAGGTCGCCGCCTGGATCGAACCCGGCGTCACCGAGCGCCAGGCCACCGCCGAGCTGCGCCGCCGCCTGGTCGCCGCCGGCGTCGAGGACTTCTTCCACGTCCCGTTCGCCTGGTTCGGCGACCGCACCGCCTTCCGGCACTTCCACACCCCGCTGCAGTTCTTCGCCGGCGGCCGCAAGCTCCAGGAGGGCATGCCGTACGTGCTGGACTGCGCGCCCGTGGTCGACGGCTACACCGCCGACATCGGCTACGGCGGCAAGGTCGGCGAGAACCCGCTCTGGGACCGCCTCGCCGCCGACCTGCGGGTCTACCGCGAGCTGATCCTGCGCGAGGTGAAGGCCCGCAAGCCGCTGGACGAGGTGTACGCGGCGGTGGACGCGCAGATCGCCGCGCACGGCTACGACAACCGCCACCGGGTCTACCCGGGCCGGGTGATCGGCCACCAGGTGACCCGGACCACCGCCCGCGGACCGGCCGGCGTGAACCTGTTCGGCTTCGGGGTGCGTACACTCCAGACGCTCGGACGCGAGCTGATCAGCGAACGCCTGCACGGCCGCTCCCCGCTCTGGGCGGACGGCCGGGCCTCCCGGCACGCGCCCACGCCGGGTCTGTGGGCGGTGGAGCCGCACATCGGCTTCCGCGACGTCGGCATCAAGTTCGAGGAGCTGCTGGTGGTCACCGAGGACGACGCCTACTGGCTCGACGACGACCTGCCGCACGTGCGGCGCTGGAGCACCACTGCCGAGGAGGCCTCCCGATGA
- a CDS encoding NCS2 family permease, with amino-acid sequence MTRIPTEPGTTEERPAEDDATTPPPAAQPKNAMDAYFKISARGSTFGNELRGGLTTFMAMAYILLLNPILLGGADKNGMHLDHAQLTTATALAAAVTTILMGVVGNVPLALAAGLSVSGALSTIVAPHTTWPQAFGLCVIYGLMIVLLVVSGLREKIMNGIPLPLKHAITIGIGLFVALIGLVKSGFIHHGPDPYGPPVSLGPAGELAGWPVLIFSVTLIAIFILLARNVRGAILLGIAGGTVVAFIVNATVNLPEHTWSSSVPEWPGSPVAAPNFGLFGDIDLFGAFGGQGMGAISASVAVFTLVLAGFFDAMATIIGVGTEAGLADRQGRMPGLSKALFIDGAGGAVGGVAGAGGQTVFVESATGVGDGARTGLASLVTGSFFALMLFFSPIAGIVPVEVASAALVVIGSMMMSQARHIDWSDREVAIPAFLTCVLMPFTYNITAGVAAGVISYVAIKTGTGKWREPGPLMWILTAVFVIYFALGPVKELLGVH; translated from the coding sequence ATGACCCGGATCCCGACGGAGCCAGGTACCACTGAGGAAAGACCCGCCGAGGACGACGCCACCACGCCGCCCCCGGCAGCACAGCCGAAGAACGCCATGGACGCCTACTTCAAGATATCGGCCCGGGGCTCGACCTTCGGGAACGAGCTCCGCGGTGGCCTCACCACCTTCATGGCGATGGCCTACATCCTGCTGCTGAACCCGATCCTGCTCGGCGGGGCCGACAAGAACGGCATGCACCTGGATCACGCGCAGCTGACCACCGCCACCGCGCTGGCCGCCGCCGTCACCACGATCCTGATGGGTGTGGTCGGCAACGTCCCGCTGGCCCTCGCCGCCGGCCTCTCGGTCTCCGGTGCGCTCTCCACCATCGTCGCGCCGCACACCACCTGGCCACAGGCCTTCGGCCTCTGCGTGATCTACGGCCTGATGATCGTGCTGCTGGTCGTCTCCGGCCTCCGCGAGAAGATCATGAACGGCATTCCGCTGCCGCTCAAGCACGCGATCACCATCGGCATCGGCCTCTTCGTCGCGCTGATCGGCCTGGTGAAGTCCGGCTTCATCCACCACGGCCCGGACCCGTACGGCCCGCCCGTCTCGCTCGGCCCGGCCGGCGAACTGGCCGGCTGGCCCGTCCTGATCTTCTCGGTCACCCTGATCGCGATCTTCATCCTGCTGGCCCGCAACGTCCGCGGCGCGATCCTGCTCGGCATCGCCGGCGGCACCGTGGTGGCCTTCATCGTGAACGCGACGGTGAACCTCCCGGAGCACACCTGGAGCAGCTCGGTCCCCGAGTGGCCCGGCAGCCCGGTCGCGGCACCCAACTTCGGCCTCTTCGGCGACATCGACCTCTTCGGCGCCTTCGGCGGCCAGGGCATGGGCGCCATCAGCGCCTCGGTCGCGGTCTTCACCCTCGTCCTGGCGGGCTTCTTCGACGCGATGGCCACCATCATCGGCGTCGGCACCGAGGCCGGTCTCGCCGACCGGCAGGGCCGGATGCCCGGCCTGTCCAAGGCCCTGTTCATCGACGGCGCCGGCGGCGCGGTCGGTGGCGTGGCGGGCGCCGGCGGCCAGACCGTCTTCGTCGAGTCGGCCACCGGCGTCGGCGACGGCGCCCGGACCGGCCTCGCCTCGCTGGTCACCGGAAGCTTCTTCGCGCTGATGCTCTTCTTCTCCCCGATCGCCGGCATCGTGCCGGTCGAGGTCGCCTCCGCCGCGCTGGTCGTCATCGGCTCGATGATGATGAGCCAGGCCCGGCACATCGACTGGTCGGACCGCGAGGTCGCCATCCCGGCGTTCCTCACTTGCGTCCTGATGCCGTTCACGTACAACATCACCGCGGGTGTCGCCGCGGGCGTCATCTCCTACGTCGCCATCAAGACCGGCACCGGCAAGTGGCGCGAGCCCGGGCCGCTGATGTGGATCCTGACCGCCGTCTTCGTGATCTACTTCGCGCTCGGCCCGGTCAAGGAACTGCTCGGCGTCCATTAG
- a CDS encoding metal-dependent hydrolase, translating to MPRATRAAAAVPAAPAPAARTAAAPVLRAAAAPTIHENLVLEPRDVRFDWSRLPLHWIPDEPMATHTINVLHLLLPEGERWFVEVFKEALPLITDEQLREEVLGFIGQESIHAEAHQEVLDHLLAQGLDPRPYVRQISWLFRRILGERSGLDPRRRRENIIERVAFVAAIEHFTAFLGDWALNSPGLDRAKADPTMLDLLRWHGAEEVEHRSVAYDLMVHLDPGYLRRVRGMAVSGPLLVHLWVRGVRFLLAADPTLDGRIRPTWREARQIAGRGMLPDPIRSLRSGLRYLKPGYHPTQEGSSSQALSYLATSPAARAAAAHH from the coding sequence ATGCCCCGTGCCACCCGTGCCGCCGCTGCCGTCCCCGCAGCACCCGCCCCCGCCGCCCGCACCGCCGCGGCCCCCGTCCTGCGCGCAGCCGCCGCGCCCACGATCCACGAGAACCTCGTCCTCGAACCCCGGGACGTCCGCTTCGACTGGTCCCGGCTGCCGCTGCACTGGATCCCGGACGAGCCGATGGCCACCCACACCATCAACGTGCTGCACCTGCTGCTGCCCGAGGGCGAGCGCTGGTTCGTCGAGGTGTTCAAGGAGGCGCTGCCGCTGATCACCGACGAGCAGCTGCGCGAGGAGGTGCTCGGCTTCATCGGCCAGGAGTCCATCCACGCCGAGGCCCACCAGGAGGTGCTCGACCACCTGCTCGCCCAGGGGCTGGACCCGCGCCCGTACGTCCGGCAGATCTCCTGGCTGTTCCGGCGGATCCTCGGCGAGCGCAGCGGGCTGGACCCGCGCCGGCGGCGCGAGAACATCATCGAGCGGGTGGCGTTCGTCGCCGCCATCGAGCACTTCACCGCCTTCCTCGGCGACTGGGCGCTCAACTCCCCGGGCCTGGACCGCGCCAAGGCCGACCCGACCATGCTCGACCTGCTGCGCTGGCACGGTGCCGAGGAGGTCGAGCACCGCAGCGTGGCGTACGACCTGATGGTCCACCTCGACCCGGGCTACCTGCGCCGGGTGCGCGGGATGGCGGTCTCCGGGCCGCTGCTGGTCCACCTCTGGGTGCGGGGCGTCCGCTTCCTGCTCGCCGCCGACCCCACCCTGGACGGGCGGATCCGCCCGACCTGGCGCGAGGCCCGGCAGATCGCGGGCCGCGGGATGCTGCCCGACCCGATCCGCTCGCTGCGCTCCGGCCTGCGCTACCTCAAGCCCGGCTACCACCCCACCCAGGAGGGCTCGTCCAGCCAGGCGCTCAGCTACCTGGCCACCTCCCCGGCGGCCCGCGCCGCCGCCGCCCACCACTGA
- a CDS encoding XdhC family protein has translation MQDIAEQLQAWHASGRSFAVATVVGVSGSAPRDPGAALAVDAAGEAVGSVSGGCVEGAVYELCQEAVTSGRPVLERFGYSDEDAFAVGLTCGGVLDVFVQPITPGADPAMDAGIAYIASGTPVALARVIEGPAALVGATVAVTADSHHGRLSPAPTTTGALERAAVAEARAMLDAGRTGKVVLGLDGRPCDEEELGTVTFFVESYVPAPRMLVFGAIDFAAAVVRIGKFLGYHVTVCDARPVFATARRFPDADEVVVDWPHRYLDSQLDRIDGRTVLCVLTHDAKFDIPLLERALRLPVGFVGAMGSRRTHRDRNARLREVGLTDTEIGRLRSPIGLDLGARTPEETAVSVAAEIVAHRRGGSCLPLSAGDGPIHHDLARAQEDKARSHAA, from the coding sequence ATGCAAGACATCGCCGAGCAGCTGCAGGCCTGGCACGCGTCCGGGCGCTCCTTCGCCGTGGCCACGGTCGTCGGTGTCTCCGGCAGCGCGCCGCGCGACCCGGGGGCCGCGCTGGCCGTCGACGCCGCCGGCGAGGCGGTCGGCAGCGTGTCCGGCGGGTGCGTCGAGGGGGCCGTGTACGAGCTGTGCCAGGAGGCCGTCACCAGCGGCCGGCCGGTGCTGGAGCGCTTCGGGTACAGCGACGAGGACGCCTTCGCGGTGGGTCTCACCTGCGGCGGCGTCCTGGACGTGTTCGTCCAGCCGATCACCCCGGGCGCCGACCCCGCGATGGACGCCGGCATCGCCTACATCGCCTCCGGCACCCCGGTCGCCCTGGCCCGGGTGATCGAGGGCCCCGCCGCGCTGGTCGGCGCCACCGTCGCCGTCACCGCGGACAGCCACCACGGCCGGCTCTCCCCCGCGCCGACCACCACCGGCGCCCTGGAGCGCGCCGCCGTCGCCGAGGCCCGGGCCATGCTGGACGCCGGCCGCACCGGCAAGGTCGTCCTCGGCCTGGACGGCCGCCCCTGCGACGAGGAGGAACTGGGCACCGTCACGTTCTTCGTCGAGTCGTACGTCCCCGCGCCCCGGATGCTGGTCTTCGGCGCCATCGACTTCGCCGCCGCCGTGGTGCGGATCGGCAAGTTCCTCGGCTACCACGTCACCGTCTGCGACGCCCGCCCGGTCTTCGCCACCGCCCGCCGGTTCCCGGACGCCGACGAGGTCGTGGTCGACTGGCCGCACCGCTACCTGGACTCCCAGCTCGACCGGATCGACGGCCGCACCGTGCTGTGCGTGCTCACCCACGACGCCAAGTTCGACATCCCGCTGCTGGAGCGCGCCCTGCGCCTGCCGGTCGGCTTCGTCGGCGCGATGGGCTCGCGCCGCACCCACCGCGACCGCAACGCCCGGCTGCGCGAGGTCGGCCTGACCGACACCGAGATCGGCCGGCTGCGCTCGCCGATCGGCCTGGACCTCGGCGCCCGCACCCCCGAGGAGACCGCCGTCTCGGTCGCCGCCGAGATCGTCGCCCACCGGCGCGGCGGCAGCTGCCTCCCGCTCTCCGCCGGGGACGGCCCGATCCACCACGACCTGGCCCGCGCGCAGGAGGACAAGGCGCGCTCGCACGCGGCCTGA
- a CDS encoding PDR/VanB family oxidoreductase, whose amino-acid sequence MDLTTPPPDLYGRPRADRFMQRVTAFGDRYTPALGSPLLRRNPRRPPARPTPPLRLAVTARRTVAEDVVELRLGDPGGDELPAWQPGAHVRLRLPSGRERHYSLCGDPADRTGYRIAVRRLPGGGGGSVEIHDELGPGARVTVRRPRNGFAFCAEPRVLLLAGGVGITPLLPMAREAQRLGLDWRLVHTGRSAATMPFTEELLALDPSRVAILDDDRHGVPTGAGLLARAARGAAVYCCGPAPMLAAVQGALEASAARALHFERFGAAPVRDGRPFTVRLGADGPALDVPADRSALDVALEARPDLPYSCHQGFCGTCRVQVLSGTPEHRDRRLTAEERAAGALLPCVSRAAEGETLVLDL is encoded by the coding sequence ATGGACCTCACCACCCCGCCCCCGGACCTGTACGGCCGCCCGCGCGCGGACCGCTTCATGCAGCGCGTCACCGCCTTCGGCGACCGCTACACCCCCGCCCTGGGCAGCCCCCTGCTGCGCCGCAACCCGCGCCGCCCGCCGGCCCGCCCCACCCCGCCGCTGCGCCTGGCCGTCACCGCCCGCCGGACGGTCGCCGAGGACGTCGTCGAGCTGCGGCTGGGCGACCCCGGCGGTGACGAACTGCCCGCCTGGCAGCCCGGCGCCCACGTCCGGCTACGGCTGCCCTCCGGCCGCGAGCGGCACTACTCGCTCTGCGGCGACCCGGCCGACCGCACCGGCTACCGGATCGCGGTGCGCCGGCTGCCCGGGGGCGGCGGCGGTTCGGTCGAGATCCACGACGAGCTCGGCCCCGGCGCCCGGGTGACCGTGCGCCGGCCCCGCAACGGCTTCGCCTTCTGCGCCGAGCCCAGGGTGCTGCTGCTGGCCGGCGGTGTGGGCATCACCCCGCTGCTGCCGATGGCCCGCGAGGCGCAGCGCCTCGGTCTGGACTGGCGGCTGGTGCACACCGGCCGCAGCGCCGCCACCATGCCGTTCACCGAGGAGCTGCTCGCCCTCGACCCGAGCCGGGTGGCGATCCTCGACGACGACCGGCACGGCGTCCCCACCGGTGCCGGACTGCTCGCCCGGGCCGCCCGGGGCGCCGCCGTGTACTGCTGCGGCCCGGCGCCGATGCTGGCCGCCGTCCAGGGCGCGCTGGAGGCCTCGGCCGCCCGCGCCCTGCACTTCGAACGCTTCGGCGCGGCCCCCGTCCGGGACGGCCGGCCGTTCACCGTGCGGCTCGGCGCCGACGGCCCGGCGCTGGACGTCCCCGCCGACCGGTCGGCGCTGGACGTCGCCCTGGAGGCCCGCCCCGACCTGCCGTACTCCTGCCACCAGGGCTTCTGCGGCACCTGCCGGGTCCAGGTGCTGTCCGGCACCCCCGAGCACCGCGACCGCCGGCTGACCGCCGAGGAGCGCGCGGCCGGCGCCCTGCTCCCGTGCGTCTCGCGGGCCGCCGAGGGCGAGACCCTCGTGCTGGACCTCTAG